Proteins encoded in a region of the Myxococcales bacterium genome:
- the rpoC gene encoding DNA-directed RNA polymerase subunit beta' — translation MKDIFNFFEKPKDPRSFSAIRIMLASPERIREWSHGEVKKPETINYRTFKPERDGLFCAKIFGPVKDYECNCGKYKRMKHRGVVCEKCGVEVIQSKVRRERMGHITLATPVAHIWFLKSLPSRIGNLLDIPLKDLEKVLYCESYIVIDPKDSGLERAELLSEEQYGKRLDELGADAFDAGMGAEAILGLLRQIDILQMAETLRVEMREVSSEAKRKKIAKRLKVVEAFRESGNKPDWMMLTVVPVIPPDLRPLVPLDGGRFATSDLNDLYRRVINRNNRLRRLQELNAPEIIIRNEKRMLQEAVDALFDNGRRGKTITGPNKRPLKSLSDMLKGKQGRFRQNLLGKRVDYSGRSVIVIGPELKLHQCGLPKKMALELFTPFIYNKLEERGLVTTIKSAKKLVEKERPEVWDILEEVIKEHPVMLNRAPTLHRLGIQAFEPVLTEGKAIQLHPLVCAAFNADFDGDQMAVHVPLSIEAQMEARVLMMSTNNILSPANGKPIIVPSQDIVLGLYHMTRERPFAKGEYREDKKGKIIRGVFSSVDEIRMAYDHGEIHLQAAVKVRMADQAGVNSVVSTTVGRALLYELCPREIPFEAINKVMGKKQLAELIDLVYRICGQKATVLLADALRTTGYTQSTKAGISVCIDDMAIPASKEKLLDGSKKEVAEIEEQYTEGLITDGERYNKVVDIWAQCAEAISKDMMRDISTEEFKDPDGKLADKTAPSFNSIFVMADSGARGSQQQMRQLAGMRGLMAKPSGEIIETPITANFREGLTVLQYFISTHGARKGLADTALKTANSGYLTRRLVDVSQDNIVSEFDCGTRQGMEMMPLIEGGEIIERLGDRILGRVAMEDIVDPYTGEVLVPANSEITEDHVKIIENSGIDRVKIRSVLSCETRRGICTLCYGRDLARGQMVNIGEAVGVIAAQSIGEPGTQLTMRTFHIGGAAALRTEQSSLESRNEGSVKLNNVQVVKQKEHWVVMNRQGEVVLCDELGRERERYGLQYGAKLMVKEGDKVKGGQLLAEWDPYAMPIVTEVGGYVSYGDIVDGVTMQETLDEVTAMSRKTVIESKDADSRPRIALRDDNGEPVKVPGSDNEAKYFLPVGANIFVNDGDFVEAGDVVAKIPRETTKTKDITGGLPRVAELFEARKPKDHAVIAEIDGTVHFGKDTKGKRKVVIVPEVGDPSEYLIPKGKHLSVREGDRVRAGEALMDGPANPHDILRVLGERALAKYLVDEIQEVYRLQGVRINDKHIEVIVRQMLRRVTVVDPGDTNFLVDEAVEKHIFDEENERVILAGGQPAKGDPLLLGITKASLSTESFISASSFQETTKVLTEASINGRVDYLRGLKENVIMGRLIPAGTGLGAYKRLTVDVDVDADDDLDADVV, via the coding sequence GTGAAGGACATCTTCAACTTCTTCGAGAAGCCCAAGGACCCCCGCTCGTTCTCCGCGATCCGCATCATGCTGGCGTCGCCGGAGCGCATCCGCGAGTGGTCGCACGGCGAGGTCAAGAAGCCCGAGACGATCAACTACCGGACGTTCAAGCCGGAGCGGGACGGCCTGTTCTGCGCGAAGATCTTCGGGCCGGTCAAGGACTACGAGTGCAACTGCGGCAAGTACAAGCGCATGAAGCACCGCGGGGTCGTGTGCGAGAAGTGCGGCGTCGAGGTGATCCAGTCCAAGGTCCGCCGTGAGCGGATGGGCCACATCACCCTGGCCACCCCGGTCGCGCACATCTGGTTCCTGAAGTCGCTGCCGAGCCGCATCGGCAACCTGCTCGACATCCCGCTCAAGGACCTCGAGAAGGTCCTGTACTGCGAGAGCTACATCGTCATCGACCCGAAGGACTCGGGCCTCGAGCGGGCCGAGCTCCTGAGCGAGGAGCAGTACGGCAAGCGCCTCGACGAGCTGGGCGCCGACGCGTTCGACGCCGGCATGGGCGCCGAGGCGATCCTCGGCCTGCTCCGCCAGATCGACATCCTCCAGATGGCCGAGACCCTGCGCGTCGAGATGCGCGAGGTCTCGTCGGAGGCCAAGCGCAAGAAGATCGCCAAGCGGCTCAAGGTCGTCGAGGCGTTCCGCGAGAGCGGCAACAAGCCCGACTGGATGATGCTGACGGTCGTCCCGGTCATCCCGCCCGACCTGCGCCCGCTGGTGCCGCTCGACGGCGGCCGGTTCGCGACGTCGGATCTCAACGACCTCTACCGCCGCGTCATCAACCGCAACAACCGGCTGCGCCGCCTGCAGGAGCTCAACGCCCCCGAGATCATCATCCGCAACGAGAAGCGGATGCTGCAGGAGGCGGTCGACGCGCTGTTCGACAACGGCCGCCGCGGCAAGACCATCACCGGCCCCAACAAGCGGCCGCTGAAGTCGCTCTCGGACATGCTCAAGGGCAAGCAGGGCCGGTTCCGCCAGAACCTGCTCGGCAAGCGCGTGGACTACTCGGGCCGCTCGGTCATCGTGATCGGCCCCGAGCTCAAGCTCCACCAGTGCGGCCTGCCCAAGAAGATGGCGCTCGAGCTGTTCACGCCCTTCATCTACAACAAGCTCGAGGAGCGCGGCCTGGTCACGACGATCAAGAGCGCCAAGAAGCTGGTCGAGAAGGAGCGGCCCGAGGTCTGGGACATCCTCGAGGAGGTGATCAAGGAGCACCCGGTGATGCTCAACCGCGCCCCGACGCTGCACCGCCTCGGCATCCAGGCGTTCGAGCCGGTCCTGACCGAGGGCAAGGCCATCCAGCTCCACCCGCTGGTGTGCGCGGCGTTCAACGCCGACTTCGACGGCGATCAGATGGCCGTCCACGTCCCGCTGTCGATCGAGGCCCAGATGGAGGCCCGGGTGCTCATGATGAGCACCAACAACATCCTGTCGCCCGCCAACGGCAAGCCGATCATCGTGCCGTCGCAGGACATCGTCCTCGGCCTCTACCACATGACCCGCGAGCGCCCGTTCGCCAAGGGTGAGTACCGCGAGGACAAGAAGGGCAAGATCATCCGCGGCGTGTTCTCGTCGGTCGACGAGATCCGGATGGCCTACGACCACGGCGAGATCCACCTGCAGGCCGCGGTCAAGGTCCGCATGGCCGACCAGGCCGGCGTCAACTCGGTGGTCTCGACCACCGTCGGCCGCGCGCTCCTGTACGAGCTGTGCCCGCGCGAGATCCCGTTCGAGGCCATCAACAAGGTGATGGGCAAGAAGCAGCTCGCCGAGCTGATCGACCTCGTCTACCGCATCTGCGGCCAGAAGGCCACGGTGCTCCTGGCCGACGCGCTGCGCACGACCGGGTACACCCAGTCGACCAAGGCCGGCATCTCGGTCTGCATCGACGACATGGCGATCCCGGCCTCGAAGGAGAAGCTGCTCGACGGCTCCAAGAAGGAGGTCGCCGAGATCGAGGAGCAGTACACCGAGGGCCTCATCACCGACGGCGAGCGCTACAACAAGGTGGTCGACATCTGGGCGCAGTGCGCCGAGGCGATCTCCAAGGACATGATGCGCGACATCTCGACCGAGGAGTTCAAGGACCCGGACGGGAAGCTCGCCGACAAGACCGCGCCGTCGTTCAACTCGATCTTCGTCATGGCCGACTCCGGCGCCCGTGGCTCGCAGCAGCAGATGCGCCAGCTGGCCGGCATGCGCGGCCTGATGGCCAAGCCGTCGGGCGAGATCATCGAGACGCCGATCACCGCGAACTTCCGCGAGGGCCTGACCGTCCTCCAGTACTTCATCTCGACCCACGGCGCCCGCAAGGGCCTCGCCGACACGGCGCTCAAGACCGCGAACTCGGGGTACCTGACCCGGCGCCTCGTCGACGTGTCGCAGGACAACATCGTCAGCGAGTTCGACTGCGGCACCCGCCAGGGCATGGAGATGATGCCGCTCATCGAGGGCGGCGAGATCATCGAGCGCCTCGGCGACCGCATCCTCGGCCGCGTCGCGATGGAGGACATCGTCGACCCGTACACCGGCGAGGTCCTGGTCCCGGCCAACAGCGAGATCACCGAGGATCACGTCAAGATCATCGAGAACTCGGGCATCGACCGGGTCAAGATCCGCTCGGTGCTGTCGTGCGAGACCCGCCGCGGCATCTGCACGCTGTGCTACGGCCGCGATCTGGCCCGCGGCCAGATGGTCAACATCGGCGAGGCGGTCGGCGTCATCGCCGCCCAGTCGATCGGCGAGCCCGGCACGCAGCTCACGATGCGCACGTTCCACATCGGTGGCGCGGCCGCGCTCCGCACCGAGCAGAGCTCGCTCGAGTCCCGCAACGAGGGCTCGGTCAAGCTCAACAACGTGCAGGTCGTCAAGCAGAAGGAGCACTGGGTGGTCATGAACCGCCAGGGTGAGGTCGTCCTGTGCGACGAGCTCGGCCGCGAGCGCGAGCGCTACGGCCTCCAGTACGGCGCGAAGCTGATGGTCAAGGAGGGCGACAAGGTCAAGGGCGGTCAGCTCCTGGCCGAGTGGGACCCGTACGCGATGCCGATCGTCACCGAGGTCGGCGGCTACGTGTCGTACGGCGACATCGTCGACGGCGTGACCATGCAGGAGACGCTCGACGAGGTCACCGCGATGTCGCGCAAGACCGTCATCGAGAGCAAGGACGCCGACAGCCGCCCGCGGATCGCGCTGCGCGACGACAACGGCGAGCCGGTCAAGGTGCCGGGCTCGGACAACGAGGCCAAGTACTTCCTGCCGGTCGGCGCCAACATCTTCGTCAACGACGGTGACTTCGTCGAGGCCGGTGATGTGGTCGCCAAGATCCCGCGCGAGACCACCAAGACCAAGGACATCACCGGCGGTCTGCCCCGCGTCGCCGAGCTGTTCGAGGCCCGCAAGCCCAAGGACCACGCGGTCATCGCCGAGATCGACGGCACGGTGCACTTCGGCAAGGACACCAAGGGCAAGCGCAAGGTCGTCATCGTGCCCGAGGTCGGCGATCCGTCGGAGTACCTCATCCCCAAGGGCAAGCACCTGAGCGTCCGCGAGGGCGATCGGGTCCGCGCCGGCGAGGCGCTGATGGACGGCCCGGCGAACCCGCACGACATCCTCCGGGTGCTCGGCGAGCGCGCGCTGGCCAAGTACCTGGTGGACGAGATCCAGGAGGTCTACCGCCTCCAGGGCGTGCGCATCAACGACAAGCACATCGAGGTCATCGTCCGGCAGATGCTGCGGCGCGTGACGGTCGTCGACCCGGGTGACACCAACTTCCTGGTCGACGAGGCGGTCGAGAAGCACATCTTCGACGAGGAGAACGAGCGCGTGATCCTCGCCGGTGGCCAGCCGGCCAAGGGCGACCCGCTCTTGCTCGGCATCACCAAGGCGTCGCTCTCGACCGAGTCGTTCATCTCGGCGTCGTCGTTCCAGGAGACCACGAAGGTGCTGACCGAGGCCTCGATCAACGGCCGGGTCGACTACCTGCGCGGCCTCAAGGAGAACGTCATCATGGGTCGCCTGATCCCGGCCGGCACCGGCCTGGGCGCGTACAAGCGGCTCACGGTCGACGTCGACGTCGACGCGGACGACGACCTCGACGCCGACGTGGTCTGA